The DNA segment CCGAACTGCTGGATGGCGGCCCGTGGATGCAGTTCAAGAACCCGCGTACCGGCAAGAGCGTCGTGGTCAAGGATGTGATCGCCGACGCCATGCTGCAGCAGATCCTGTTGCGCCCGGCCGAGTACGACGTGATCGCGACCCTGAACCTGAACGGTGACTACCTGTCCGACGCCCTGGCGGCTGAAGTGGGTGGCATCGGTATCGCCCCTGGCGCGAACCTGTCCGACACCGTTGCCATGTTCGAGGCTACCCACGGCACCGCGCCGAAGTATGCGGGCCAGGACAAGGTAAACCCGGGCTCGGTCATCCTCTCTGCAGAGATGATGCTGCGTCACATGGGCTGGACCGAAGCTGCCGACCTCATCATCAAGGGCACCAACGGCGCAATCGCCGCGAAGACCGTGACCTACGACTTCGAGCGTCTGATGGATGGCGCCAAGCTGCTGTCCTGCTCGGAGTTTGGCGACGCCATCATCGCTCATATGTGAGCCTGGAGGCGGATACAAAAAGGCCGGTCATCTGACCGGCCTTTTTTATGCCCAAATATTGCGAAGGCTCAAACTTCTACCATGCTGCCCTGGGGTTGGCTGATTGCAGCAGGTGCTTCGGTGGTGGCCGTGACTGCTCGAATATTCACGGCGTGCAGCCCTTTGGGGCCCTGGATGATATCGAAGCTTACCGGCTGTCCAGCCTTTAGCGTCTT comes from the Pseudomonas sp. TCU-HL1 genome and includes:
- the cspD gene encoding cold shock domain-containing protein CspD, with amino-acid sequence MLSGKVKWFNNAKGYGFILAEGRDEDLFAHYSAIQMDGYKTLKAGQPVSFDIIQGPKGLHAVNIRAVTATTEAPAAISQPQGSMVEV